A window of the Caldalkalibacillus salinus genome harbors these coding sequences:
- a CDS encoding copper amine oxidase N-terminal domain-containing protein codes for MKSFLATTLLIMPAMHTLETPTAQAHSVSHHVNIVINGKVKQFENSPFISNGTTYVPIRYVSETVGAKVKWDQKTKGVTITKEDMNISFVAGQRGATINGQKVDMPSAQLIKGTTMVPLRFVSEALGLEVAWDAQYKTALIGDTNLVELETLGLDEVKLEVLDWSVANNAFPIGTEATVTDVETGRTFKVKRTYGANHADSEPLTASDAQVMKELWGGSYSWTPRAIILEFGDKKLAAAMHSFPHSVQKITNNGYNGHFCIHFQNSTRHKDGRIQQSMQQKVQEAANSGM; via the coding sequence ATGAAATCATTCTTAGCCACTACACTTCTCATTATGCCGGCCATGCATACGCTAGAAACACCTACGGCACAGGCACACAGTGTAAGTCACCACGTCAATATTGTGATTAATGGTAAAGTGAAACAGTTTGAGAATTCACCCTTTATCAGCAATGGGACAACTTATGTACCCATCCGTTATGTGTCGGAAACTGTCGGTGCTAAGGTGAAGTGGGATCAAAAGACAAAAGGCGTGACGATTACGAAAGAGGATATGAATATCTCATTTGTAGCGGGGCAACGAGGGGCTACGATTAATGGCCAAAAAGTAGATATGCCCTCCGCTCAATTAATTAAAGGGACAACAATGGTACCCTTACGCTTTGTCAGTGAAGCCTTAGGGCTTGAAGTGGCCTGGGACGCCCAATACAAAACAGCGCTCATTGGAGACACTAACTTAGTGGAACTGGAGACACTCGGTTTGGACGAAGTGAAATTAGAAGTCTTAGATTGGTCAGTAGCGAACAACGCCTTTCCAATCGGCACTGAGGCCACCGTTACAGATGTAGAGACGGGGCGTACTTTTAAAGTGAAGCGCACTTATGGCGCAAACCATGCTGATAGTGAACCGCTGACAGCGAGCGATGCTCAAGTGATGAAAGAACTATGGGGTGGAAGCTACTCCTGGACTCCGAGGGCTATTATCTTAGAGTTTGGCGATAAAAAGTTAGCCGCGGCTATGCACTCATTTCCACATAGTGTACAAAAGATCACAAACAACGGGTATAACGGACATTTTTGCATTCATTTCCAAAACAGTACAAGACACAAAGACGGGCGCATCCAACAGAGCATGCAACAGAAAGTACAAGAAGCTGCCAATTCAGGCATGTAG
- the kynA gene encoding tryptophan 2,3-dioxygenase, which produces MTKKHDDNAKENAYGSDHIHTDFKKEMTYGDYLQLDKILTAQSRLSDHHDEMLFIIIHQASELWMKLILHEMGEARKSILQDDLEPAFKMLARVSRIQQQLIQSWDVLSTLTPAEYMQFRDKLGHSSGFQSYQNRLIEFMMGHKKEHVLAVYEHQPELYQTLKDAIQEKSIYDAAIIAMAKRGLNIDRECMNRDWSEDYEANKSVEEAWLQVYRDVNQYWDLYELAEKLVDIETKHQQWRYNHMLTVERIIGHKMGTGGSAGVSYLKRVVDHRFFPELWQLRTNL; this is translated from the coding sequence ATGACCAAAAAACATGATGACAATGCTAAGGAAAACGCTTACGGATCTGATCACATTCACACTGATTTTAAAAAAGAGATGACTTATGGTGACTACCTACAACTTGATAAGATACTAACAGCGCAGAGCCGACTGTCTGACCACCACGACGAGATGTTATTCATTATCATACATCAGGCCAGTGAGCTCTGGATGAAGCTTATATTACATGAAATGGGAGAAGCAAGGAAAAGCATTTTACAAGATGACTTAGAGCCTGCGTTTAAGATGCTTGCTAGAGTCTCTCGAATTCAGCAACAGCTCATCCAATCTTGGGATGTGCTGTCGACATTAACGCCTGCGGAATATATGCAATTTAGAGATAAACTAGGGCATTCCTCAGGATTCCAATCTTATCAGAACCGTTTAATAGAGTTTATGATGGGACACAAAAAAGAACATGTCCTCGCCGTTTATGAACATCAACCTGAGCTATACCAAACTCTGAAGGACGCCATACAGGAAAAAAGTATTTATGACGCTGCGATTATAGCTATGGCCAAAAGAGGATTAAATATAGATCGTGAATGTATGAACCGAGACTGGTCTGAGGATTATGAGGCCAATAAAAGTGTTGAAGAAGCTTGGCTACAAGTCTATCGTGATGTCAATCAGTATTGGGATTTATATGAATTGGCAGAAAAACTTGTAGATATTGAAACTAAGCATCAGCAGTGGCGGTATAATCATATGCTGACGGTTGAGCGCATTATCGGACATAAAATGGGGACTGGTGGATCAGCTGGTGTATCATACTTGAAGAGGGTTGTGGACCATCGCTTCTTCCCAGAACTATGGCAATTAAGAACGAATTTGTAG
- a CDS encoding HAAS signaling domain-containing protein yields MNHPLIDDFIKSLRKEMNDLPANEQDEILQEINDHICTEVEEKKFEGKEELKAITETIQNFDKRHFNLLNEQYKNNRESSFEGDRDYGFDMTLAAAVGSLGALSIPILRGSFNLGSMLPWILFLISGHFVLFIYFSRRMNQYRTKTLQKTSKILVPLLAVPFAMYTINLTTNGVISYFSTIYLMIHVFVIFIIYVAFRSLYHKHKDMLKS; encoded by the coding sequence ATGAATCATCCTTTAATAGATGATTTTATAAAAAGTTTAAGAAAAGAAATGAATGATCTTCCTGCAAATGAACAGGATGAAATACTACAAGAAATCAATGATCATATTTGTACAGAGGTTGAAGAAAAGAAATTTGAGGGGAAGGAAGAACTAAAAGCGATTACAGAAACGATTCAAAACTTTGATAAACGTCATTTTAATCTTCTTAATGAACAATATAAAAATAATAGAGAAAGTAGTTTTGAGGGAGATAGAGATTATGGCTTCGACATGACATTAGCGGCAGCTGTCGGAAGTTTAGGGGCTTTATCTATACCGATCTTGAGAGGAAGTTTTAACTTAGGTTCTATGCTTCCTTGGATACTTTTTCTTATTAGTGGGCACTTTGTCTTATTTATATACTTTAGCAGACGAATGAATCAGTATCGAACAAAAACACTACAAAAAACGTCTAAAATCCTTGTTCCGTTGTTAGCAGTTCCATTTGCTATGTATACAATAAACTTAACAACAAATGGGGTCATAAGTTATTTTTCTACTATTTATTTAATGATTCATGTCTTCGTTATATTCATCATATATGTCGCTTTTCGATCTCTTTATCATAAACATAAGGATATGCTTAAATCCTAA
- a CDS encoding S8 family serine peptidase, with the protein MKLNKSLILTLVLSLVLSMFGGMAFANEQQELQGQAQNGNEAIPGELIISVEPRHTGPNHTIENKGSVKSEEARLNSKGFDVVNALHVEEGDVQALSNEFNAKVIDNMGLVYLVEYDEEAYKTLNKAKQALRHELKELGFKVRYVSENYKMEATEVATSEEATTSMHPNQEWHYNMINAPQAWDITTGSPSVKVAILDTGIDHNHPNLTDIVDTDEGRSFVGGSTMDGNGHGTHVAGTVASYGSVSGVMQNATLVPVKVLSDSGSGTLYGITEGILYAADIGSDVINMSLGGGGYNQSMDEATRTAVESGTIVVAAAGNNGTSSISYPAAYDSVIAVGSVTSDRTRSYFSNYGSGLEVMAPGSDIYSTWPNSQYNTISGTSMASPHAAGVAGLIRAVNPGISVSEARQILSDTAQDAGSSYEYGNGIVDAYAAVQAAGGVTDPDPGDPGEDAITVTSVSTNYSYYYRGETVRITAVVQDGDGAALANANVDFTITRPNGTTVQGAATTDSSGVATWAVGTNYYTATGEYDLRADTSLSGYEDSYDTTSFYVY; encoded by the coding sequence GTGAAGTTGAACAAAAGTCTTATTTTGACCCTTGTGTTGTCGTTGGTATTGAGTATGTTTGGGGGCATGGCATTTGCAAATGAGCAACAAGAACTTCAAGGACAAGCACAGAATGGAAACGAAGCCATCCCAGGTGAATTAATTATCTCTGTTGAACCGAGACATACAGGACCGAATCATACCATAGAAAATAAAGGCAGTGTTAAAAGCGAAGAAGCTAGATTGAATAGCAAAGGCTTTGATGTCGTCAATGCCTTACACGTAGAAGAGGGAGATGTACAAGCCCTTAGCAACGAGTTCAATGCTAAAGTCATTGATAACATGGGACTCGTTTATCTCGTTGAGTACGACGAAGAAGCGTATAAAACATTGAATAAAGCAAAGCAGGCTCTCAGACACGAGTTAAAAGAGCTTGGATTTAAAGTGAGATATGTATCTGAGAATTACAAAATGGAAGCCACTGAGGTTGCCACAAGTGAAGAAGCGACCACTAGTATGCACCCGAATCAAGAATGGCACTACAATATGATCAACGCCCCTCAAGCGTGGGATATTACAACGGGAAGTCCAAGTGTTAAAGTGGCTATTTTGGACACGGGTATCGATCATAACCATCCTAACTTGACTGATATTGTGGATACGGATGAAGGTCGTAGCTTCGTTGGTGGTTCTACTATGGATGGCAATGGTCACGGTACGCATGTGGCAGGTACTGTTGCAAGTTACGGCTCAGTATCAGGGGTCATGCAAAATGCCACATTAGTGCCAGTCAAAGTACTGAGTGATAGTGGAAGCGGCACTCTATATGGCATCACAGAAGGCATTTTATATGCTGCTGACATCGGGTCCGATGTGATCAACATGTCTTTAGGTGGTGGCGGCTATAACCAAAGCATGGATGAAGCCACACGGACAGCAGTTGAAAGCGGGACGATCGTCGTAGCTGCTGCAGGCAATAACGGTACGAGCAGTATTTCTTATCCAGCTGCATACGACAGTGTTATCGCAGTGGGGTCCGTGACATCTGACAGAACAAGATCTTATTTTTCCAACTATGGCTCAGGTCTTGAAGTGATGGCGCCAGGGTCTGATATTTATAGCACATGGCCTAACAGTCAGTATAATACTATTTCTGGTACGTCTATGGCCTCACCTCATGCTGCCGGAGTGGCAGGACTAATTAGAGCGGTCAACCCTGGTATTTCAGTATCAGAGGCTCGTCAAATCCTATCAGACACTGCTCAGGACGCAGGAAGCTCATACGAATACGGTAATGGTATCGTTGACGCTTATGCTGCTGTACAAGCAGCAGGTGGCGTGACAGACCCTGATCCTGGTGATCCAGGAGAAGACGCGATCACAGTGACGTCAGTTTCAACCAACTATAGTTATTACTACAGAGGAGAAACAGTTAGAATCACGGCTGTAGTACAAGATGGTGACGGTGCGGCACTTGCCAATGCCAATGTAGACTTCACCATTACTCGCCCTAATGGTACAACGGTTCAAGGGGCGGCTACAACTGACTCATCTGGGGTAGCGACATGGGCCGTGGGGACAAACTACTATACAGCAACGGGTGAGTATGACTTAAGAGCAGATACTTCCCTATCAGGCTATGAAGATAGTTATGACACAACGTCATTCTATGTTTATTAA
- a CDS encoding small acid-soluble spore protein H yields MDAQRAQEIASSPDMVNVTYNGEPIYIEHVDQDKGVATIHSLNEPNQKQSVTIDGLTEQQ; encoded by the coding sequence ATGGATGCACAGCGGGCACAAGAGATCGCTTCCTCACCGGATATGGTTAATGTGACGTATAACGGTGAGCCAATTTATATTGAACACGTTGATCAAGATAAGGGTGTAGCAACCATTCATTCTTTAAATGAACCCAATCAAAAACAAAGTGTTACCATCGATGGTTTAACTGAACAACAATAA